Proteins encoded together in one Nitrospirota bacterium window:
- a CDS encoding PilZ domain-containing protein: protein MPFIIRSYRRFPVQCPVSYNAGTSQGLGTVWNFSVNGWKLSGDVPLQVGQTCPLTVTLPNQESIFVDAAIVRWVRGQEYGLETVTVDKPTQSRVEHMVKHLEEANLECGE from the coding sequence ATGCCCTTCATCATCCGCTCGTATCGGCGTTTCCCAGTGCAGTGCCCCGTCAGCTATAACGCTGGTACTTCTCAGGGCCTAGGCACCGTATGGAATTTCTCGGTGAACGGATGGAAGCTCTCCGGTGATGTGCCGCTGCAAGTTGGGCAGACCTGCCCGTTAACTGTCACCTTGCCGAACCAGGAAAGCATCTTCGTGGATGCTGCGATCGTCCGGTGGGTCAGGGGGCAGGAGTATGGCCTGGAAACCGTAACGGTGGACAAGCCAACCCAGAGCCGGGTAGAGCACATGGTCAAACACCTCGAAGAGGCAAACCTGGAATGCGGGGAATGA
- a CDS encoding redoxin domain-containing protein has protein sequence MTWFVANAGVGMKAPEIMNETWLNSAPLHLSDLKGKVVMVEFWTFGCYNCRNVEPYVKQWYQKYAGKGFIVIGVHSPEFSYEQDLAKVKQYIREHDIRFPVPIDNDFSTWNRYGNRYWPAMYFVDKQGVIRHVRIGEGGYRETEQLIQTLLAETD, from the coding sequence ATGACCTGGTTCGTAGCCAATGCGGGAGTTGGCATGAAGGCGCCGGAGATTATGAACGAGACATGGCTGAACAGCGCGCCATTGCATCTGTCAGACTTGAAGGGCAAGGTGGTGATGGTCGAGTTCTGGACGTTCGGCTGCTACAACTGCCGAAATGTCGAACCCTACGTGAAGCAATGGTATCAGAAGTATGCGGGCAAGGGGTTCATCGTCATCGGCGTACATTCGCCGGAATTCTCCTACGAACAAGACCTTGCGAAGGTGAAACAATATATCCGAGAACACGACATCCGCTTTCCGGTCCCCATCGACAATGACTTCTCGACATGGAATCGCTATGGCAATCGGTACTGGCCTGCGATGTATTTTGTCGACAAACAGGGTGTGATTCGCCATGTACGGATCGGTGAAGGCGGCTACCGTGAGACTGAACAGTTGATCCAAACGTTGTTAGCTGAGACAGACTAA
- a CDS encoding serine acetyltransferase produces the protein MDGDTMRRQETSATNWNLDHLVAELRSSRELTHNINRHGRIQKLPSRKTLLGIVEGLCAALFPMHYGRADLNETNIDYFVGHTLNQTLPLLQDQVRRGLVFTSNADEQDDRSLTERAGRITSEFAGQLPAIRALLFTDLEAAYQGDPAATSTSEVLLCYPGMHAVIYYRIAHALHRLEAPLIPRLISEIAHSSTGIDIHPAAEIGSHFFVDHGTGVVIGETSIIGKRVRLYQAVTLGAKRFTEGEHGDLIKGEPRHPILEDDVVIYAGATILGRVTIGQESVIGGNVWLTQSVPARSHVVQAQMRTSPTIQPKPTDGQSAHRKT, from the coding sequence ATGGACGGCGACACGATGCGACGACAGGAAACTTCGGCGACTAATTGGAACCTTGATCATCTCGTCGCGGAGCTGCGCTCCTCACGTGAGCTCACGCACAACATCAATCGTCATGGACGAATTCAGAAATTGCCATCGCGGAAAACCCTACTCGGCATTGTGGAAGGTCTATGTGCCGCGCTGTTTCCGATGCACTACGGCCGGGCAGATTTGAACGAGACGAACATCGATTATTTTGTCGGACACACCTTGAATCAGACCTTGCCTCTTTTGCAGGATCAAGTCCGGAGAGGATTGGTATTCACGTCCAACGCGGACGAACAGGACGACCGCTCGCTTACTGAAAGAGCGGGCAGAATTACGAGTGAATTCGCAGGCCAGCTTCCGGCGATCCGGGCGTTGCTCTTCACCGATTTAGAAGCCGCTTACCAAGGTGATCCTGCGGCCACCAGCACTTCGGAGGTTCTTCTCTGCTATCCTGGCATGCATGCCGTCATCTACTATCGTATTGCCCATGCCTTGCATCGTTTGGAGGCGCCGCTAATCCCTCGGTTGATCTCGGAAATCGCGCATTCCTCCACCGGCATCGATATTCACCCGGCTGCCGAGATCGGCAGTCACTTCTTTGTCGATCACGGGACCGGTGTCGTCATCGGGGAAACCAGCATCATCGGAAAGCGTGTCCGTCTCTATCAAGCTGTGACTCTTGGCGCCAAGCGGTTCACAGAAGGCGAGCACGGCGATCTGATTAAGGGAGAGCCTCGCCATCCGATCTTGGAGGATGATGTGGTGATCTACGCGGGTGCCACGATCTTGGGGCGCGTCACCATCGGCCAGGAGTCGGTCATCGGCGGGAACGTGTGGCTCACTCAAAGCGTGCCGGCGCGAAGTCATGTCGTCCAGGCGCAAATGCGCACCTCGCCAACCATTCAACCGAAACCGACCGACGGCCAGTCCGCACACCGGAAGACATAG
- a CDS encoding MBL fold metallo-hydrolase, translating to MRTSESYTVTVLLDVNNAQDIDDRAEARTYLVADRGSGKAVIIDAVIENLERDCKTIRDLGLTLLFALETHVHADHITGASQIKERTGARIVYGGSAKGVVIGADIFLFDGETLLVGDTSIQAIATPGHTDCCTSYVVPGAVFTGDTLFIGGNGRTDLQGGSAETLFDSVRRKLFALPDDTTVYPGHDYNGRVSSTIGKEKQWNERLNLSISKAAFVEMMNARKVPLPAKMSIAVPANMRAGRI from the coding sequence ATGCGGACGAGTGAGTCTTATACCGTCACTGTCTTGTTGGATGTCAACAATGCACAGGACATCGATGACCGCGCGGAAGCGCGTACCTACCTCGTGGCTGACCGTGGATCTGGCAAGGCCGTGATTATTGACGCAGTCATAGAAAATCTCGAACGTGATTGCAAAACCATTCGAGACCTTGGCCTTACACTACTCTTCGCCCTGGAAACGCACGTTCATGCCGACCACATTACGGGTGCATCCCAAATCAAAGAGCGCACTGGTGCGCGGATCGTCTATGGTGGCTCTGCAAAAGGCGTGGTCATTGGTGCGGATATATTTCTCTTTGATGGAGAAACGCTGCTGGTCGGCGACACATCTATTCAAGCGATCGCCACGCCGGGGCATACAGACTGCTGCACCAGTTACGTAGTGCCCGGCGCAGTATTCACTGGCGATACCCTATTCATCGGTGGCAACGGCCGTACTGACCTGCAGGGTGGCTCGGCGGAGACACTCTTCGATTCGGTACGCCGGAAGTTGTTTGCTCTTCCAGACGACACCACCGTCTATCCGGGTCACGATTACAACGGCCGGGTGTCATCGACGATCGGCAAGGAAAAGCAATGGAACGAACGACTGAACCTGTCCATTTCTAAAGCCGCATTCGTCGAGATGATGAACGCCAGGAAAGTGCCACTGCCCGCAAAAATGAGTATCGCAGTCCCCGCCAACATGCGAGCGGGTCGCATCTGA
- a CDS encoding MarR family transcriptional regulator, translating to MAELRVLNKEKKSTTVQDSAALTIQLAAGLEKIGLAMKSRTWRREGRAGLGPLQRQVLTLLRSKPEQRARVSTVANELAVRLPTASEVIATLERKQLVRRRHDTTDRRVVVAQLTAKGNRASTPSSRMPDRLATATEALSEPEQVVLLTSLVKMIRSLQDQGEISATRMCVSCQYFRPNQHAGADRTHHCDYLKASFGDSSLRLNCQVYEPASTAQVNQTWENFIGSRTA from the coding sequence ATGGCAGAACTGCGTGTGCTGAATAAGGAGAAAAAGTCGACAACGGTACAGGATTCGGCTGCGTTGACCATTCAGTTGGCCGCAGGCTTGGAAAAAATTGGCCTTGCGATGAAGAGTCGAACGTGGCGACGTGAAGGTCGAGCCGGCCTTGGACCATTGCAACGGCAGGTTCTGACTCTTCTTCGGTCCAAGCCTGAGCAACGGGCGCGAGTGTCTACCGTGGCAAACGAGTTGGCTGTCAGGCTTCCGACTGCGTCAGAAGTTATCGCGACGCTTGAGCGGAAACAGTTGGTCCGACGGCGTCATGACACGACTGACAGACGGGTCGTGGTAGCCCAGTTGACGGCCAAAGGGAATAGGGCCTCCACGCCTTCCTCCCGCATGCCAGATCGGCTTGCGACAGCGACCGAGGCGCTCTCGGAACCGGAGCAGGTCGTCCTCCTTACGTCGCTTGTGAAGATGATCCGCAGTCTCCAAGACCAGGGTGAGATTTCTGCCACGCGGATGTGCGTGTCCTGTCAGTACTTTCGCCCCAATCAACATGCCGGTGCCGATCGGACGCATCACTGTGATTATCTGAAGGCTTCGTTCGGTGATAGTTCGCTACGGCTTAATTGCCAGGTATATGAACCGGCTTCAACCGCACAGGTCAATCAGACGTGGGAAAACTTTATTGGTTCTCGTACCGCCTAG
- a CDS encoding cysteine synthase A, with product MNDLRYHGVDGHVGNTPLIRLRRLSELTGCEILGKAEFMNPGGSVKDRAALGIILDAEARGLLRPDGTIVEGTAGNTGIGLTVIGHARGYHSVIVIPETQSQEKIHLLRALGAEVLPVPEKPYSNPGNYNHVARRMAEEKGWFWANQFDNTANRLIHYRTTGPEIWEQTAGKVSAFVSAVGTGGTLGGTTLYLKERNQKIFVGCADPYGAAMWSWFTNGNTETNDGDSFAEGIGQGRVTKNIEGIAVDGAWRIPDQDALTILYQLLREEGLFLGLSSGINVAGAVRLALERGPGQTIVTILCDSGAKYQSRIFNPEWLAANGLRTDLLVDTLLEA from the coding sequence ATGAATGATTTACGCTACCATGGGGTTGATGGTCACGTCGGTAACACTCCGCTCATTCGCCTGCGCCGCCTTTCGGAACTGACTGGCTGCGAAATCCTCGGCAAGGCCGAATTCATGAACCCCGGCGGATCGGTGAAGGACCGTGCCGCGCTTGGTATCATCCTGGACGCGGAGGCCAGAGGGCTCCTGCGGCCAGACGGCACGATCGTCGAGGGCACGGCTGGAAACACCGGCATCGGCCTCACAGTCATCGGCCACGCTAGGGGGTACCATTCCGTCATCGTCATTCCCGAAACCCAGTCGCAGGAAAAAATACACCTTCTGCGCGCGCTTGGCGCGGAGGTACTCCCCGTGCCGGAGAAACCCTATTCCAATCCGGGCAACTACAACCATGTCGCCCGAAGGATGGCAGAGGAAAAGGGCTGGTTCTGGGCCAACCAGTTCGACAATACCGCCAACCGCCTCATCCACTACCGCACCACAGGCCCAGAGATCTGGGAGCAGACCGCTGGAAAGGTAAGTGCCTTTGTTTCCGCCGTCGGCACCGGCGGCACGCTGGGCGGAACCACGCTGTACCTCAAGGAGCGCAACCAGAAAATTTTCGTCGGCTGCGCCGACCCCTATGGTGCGGCTATGTGGTCGTGGTTCACCAACGGCAACACGGAGACGAACGACGGGGATTCCTTTGCTGAAGGCATCGGCCAGGGTCGCGTGACCAAAAACATCGAGGGCATTGCTGTGGACGGTGCGTGGCGCATTCCCGATCAAGACGCGCTCACCATCCTGTACCAACTCCTGCGCGAGGAAGGGCTTTTTCTCGGCCTGTCCTCCGGCATCAATGTCGCCGGCGCGGTGCGGCTGGCCCTTGAGCGTGGACCGGGCCAGACCATCGTGACAATCCTTTGCGACTCCGGCGCGAAGTATCAATCCAGAATCTTCAATCCAGAATGGCTTGCGGCAAACGGACTGAGGACAGATCTGCTCGTCGATACCCTTCTTGAGGCGTGA